From the genome of Thermoanaerobaculales bacterium:
GTTCCAGCGCATGGCGAAGATCCCGATCAGGGTCAGCACCCCCGCGACCGCGTACAGAGCCTTGCGCGCCCGGTCGCCGAGCCGGACCAGCTGGGCGAGCGCGAGCAGGCCGAGCGGCACCAGGGTGCCGACGATGATCTGCAGGAGGATCTGGGACCCGAACAGCCGAGTCTTGACCATGAAGTCGAGGCTCTTGAACGACTCGTCGGCCTCGTAGATCCGGTGCACGAGGTCGAGCAGCTCGAGGCTGAAGTCGATCAGGAAGGCATAGAACAGGTAGCGCGCAACCGTGTCGAGACAGCGCATGTCGATGGCCGTGCGCCGGACCCAGGACACCAACATGTACAGCAGCAGGACCAGGGCGATGCCCGAGACCATCGCCGAGAACAGGAACACCACCGGCATCATCGGCGTCGACCACCAGGGATTGGCCTTGACCGAGCCGAAGATGAAGCCGACGTACCCGTGGAGCAGGAAGGCTGATGGGATCCCGACGATGGTGACGAAGCGCCCAACCCGGTCGTCGATCTCGAGCGAGCGCGGGCTGATGTTGTCGGAGCCGAGCGCCATCGCGCGGTAGATGAAGCGCAGCGCCCCGGTTTGCGACCGCGCCTGGAGCACGATGTCCCGCCGGTAGTCGAGCCAGATCTCGACGACCAGCACGGCCATCAGGTACCACAGGTAGACGAAGCCGAACATCGCCATCGCCGACGTCGTGTGCGGCGTCAGGTACATCTCGAACGACCGCTCGGGATGGCCGAGGTGGAGCTGGAGCGGCAGCGGCGCCACCAGCAGGAACGCCAGCGCCGTGAGCAGTGCAAGCCGGTAGGTCGGGCGGACCTCCTCGACCTTGAACACCCGCTCGAGCGAAGCGAGGATGAAGGCGCCAGCCACCAGCCCGGTGATGAAGGGGTAGAGCACGATGAGGACGCTCCACTGGAGCTCGACCTCGTTCGGGTACATGAAGCCTTCGACCTGGCTGAGCAGGGTCGCGACCTCCATCGACTCCCCCTAGCGCACCGACCCGTCGAGGCCGGCGTAGAAGACCTTCGCTCCGGTCGCCATCTGCGGTTTGAGGACGTGGACCGCGTGCTCGCGCAGGAAGCCGTGGATCGGATCGGAGGGGTTCTTGAGGTCGCCCAGCGCGCGGGCTCCCGTCGGGCAGACCTCGCAGCAGGCGGTGGTCAGCCCCCGCGTGATGCGGTGGTAGCACAGCGTGCACTTGTCGACGGTCTGCGAACGCGGGTCGAT
Proteins encoded in this window:
- the nrfD gene encoding polysulfide reductase NrfD, translating into MEVATLLSQVEGFMYPNEVELQWSVLIVLYPFITGLVAGAFILASLERVFKVEEVRPTYRLALLTALAFLLVAPLPLQLHLGHPERSFEMYLTPHTTSAMAMFGFVYLWYLMAVLVVEIWLDYRRDIVLQARSQTGALRFIYRAMALGSDNISPRSLEIDDRVGRFVTIVGIPSAFLLHGYVGFIFGSVKANPWWSTPMMPVVFLFSAMVSGIALVLLLYMLVSWVRRTAIDMRCLDTVARYLFYAFLIDFSLELLDLVHRIYEADESFKSLDFMVKTRLFGSQILLQIIVGTLVPLGLLALAQLVRLGDRARKALYAVAGVLTLIGIFAMRWNVVIGGQLFSKSFLGYTVYKMGFATREGLLPAILLMVLPFVILALLIRLLPPWPEPAPPRDPA